The sequence GACCCGGTGGAGCAGGAGCGGCGTCGGGAGGCGCTGGCCGGGTTGGCGGAGTGAGGGCTGGGTCGGCGCGCGGCGGTGACGCGCGGTGGTCGCGCGTGGCGGTGACGCTCGACGCTCCCGCGTGAGCGTCTGTCAGCGCGCGCCCTGCGGTACCGACCGCACCTGCTCCCATCCGGGCCGATATGCGATCAGGTGGTGGGAACCCACGTCGAAGCGCGTCTTCTCGGTCAGCCGCGCCAGGTATTTCTCCTCCCAGCCGTAGAACTGCTGGCCCTCGGCCAGCTGCACCCGGTAGGTGATCCGGTACAGCCGGCGGTTGTTCACCTGCCGGTACTGGTACTTCAGGTCGGTCACCACCCCGTGCGCCATCGGGGCGCCCTCGAACGTCGGGTCCAGCGTGGCCTGGTTCCGACGCCGCCTTCGGACGATGAGCACGATGACGCCGACCACGACCGCGACCATCACGAGGTTGGCGAGGATCAGGATGGGCAGGGACATCGACGACGAGGTGGTGGACAGCAGCGGGAAAGACACCGCGTCAGGTTACGCCGGATGGCCCTGTGGATCCGTGATTCTCGGGGAGCATCAGGCCTGGATCGAGTGCCGGCGCCCTACGCCCAGTCCCAGGCCGGCCGTCACAGCACCCACAGCGATGATCAGCGGAAGCACCGCCAGCACGTGCACCTCGAAGACGAAACCGGCGGTGAGAAGTCCGATCGCGGCGATCGTGTACCCGACGGCCTGCGCCATCGAGGACAGCCGCGGCGCGGTGCGCAGATCGGCAGCCCGGATCGCGAGCAGGGAGAGGATGGCGACGAATGCGCTACCGGTGCCGAGCCCGATCAGCGCCACCCAGAGCAGGACCGCCGTAGGGGCGAGCCACAGCCCCAGCGCCCCCGCGGTGATCACCAGCCCGGGCACTGTGGCGGCAAGCCGCTCATCGGTGCCCACCCGCATCAGGACCGGGGTGAGCAGGCTCCCGAGGATCCCGGCCAGCTGGAGCGCGAACATGTGCCATCCGGCGTGGGCCGGGTCGATACCCAGGTGCTGCTCGACGCTCGGGATCCAGGAGAAGGCGGTGTAGAAGGCCACCGACTGCATCCCCATGTACGCGGCCAGCCGCCACGCCGGCGCGGAGCGCCACAGGGTTCCAGAGTGGCGGGAGCCAGGCCGTGGTGCTGGTTCCGCCGCAGCGGCGACCGGCGTGTCTGCCGGTGGGACCGACGAGGCAGGTGCCGGCCCCTGCCCGGGCGAGTCCCGCCGTCGCCAGGTGCGTGGTAGCCAGACCAGCAGCGCAAGCACCGCGACCACGGCCCAGCAGCCCAGCGCCAGGCGCCAGCCGAGCTCGCTGCTGGCGGCGAGGGGGACCGCGAGTGCTGCGGCCAGGCCGGCGAACAGGCGCAGGATGGCGACATAGGATCCGGTCACCCAGGACGCGGACCCGGAGAAGTCCCGCTTCACGATCACCGGAACGGTCACGTTCAGCACGGCCAGTGCGGCGCCGAGCAGCACCGTGCCGAGCCAGAGGTTGCCCGCCCATCCCGGCCAGGACCGGATCAGCAGCGCCAGCGCCAGACCGGTCAGCGCGCCGACGGTGGTTCGCTCTATTCCGAATCGCTCCACCAGGTGGTGCACCCCGCCGGACGTTGCGGCGAAGACCATCACCGGCAGCGCCGTCAGCAGGCCGAGCGTCGGGCCGGAGAGGCCGAGGTCGGTGCCGATCAGGGGCAGCACCGGACCGGTGGCGGTCAGAGCGGGGCGAAGGTTCGCCGCCAGGATGGCGATTCCCAGCAGCAGCACCCAGCTAGGGACCGGCCGGTTAGGTGGTCGGGTCATCCGGTGCCGCTGAGGCCTCCGCCGCTGGGGAATCCTCTGTTGCCTGCGCCGGTGAGGCTGCGGTGGGGGATTGCACGGTCGTGGACTCCGAACTGGCGGACTCCCCGGGGCGGCCGCCGAGGTAGAGGTCGCTCAGCTTCGGATCGGCCAGCAGTTCCGGGGCGGGAGCGGTGGCGAACACCGTGCCAAGGTCGAGCACGCAGCCGATATCGGCCATCTCCAGGGCACGGCGAGCGTTCTGTTCCACGAGCAGCACCGCCACGCCGTGCTGACGCATCCGGTCGACCTCCTCGAAGACGGCGCCGGTGCGTTTCGGGTCCAGCCCCATCGACGGCTCGTCCAGCAGCACCACATCGGGATTGACCATCAGCGCGCGAGCGAACTCGACCTGCTTCTGCTGCCCACCGGAGAGCAGGCCGGCAGTCTCGTTCCACCGCTCGTGCAGGATCGGAAACACGTTGGTGACGCTCTCCAGGCGCTCCGGGAGCGCGTTCTTGTCCCGCACCGTGTACGCGCCGAGCATCACGTTCTCGCCCACGGTCATCTCCCGGAACACGCTGTGCCCCTGGAGCACGTGCGAGAGCCCGCGGCGGAGCAGCTCCTGCGGTTTGCGACCGGTGACGTCATCGCCGTTCAGCCGGACTGCACCTGATCGCGGCTTCAGCATCCCGCTGGCCACCTTGAGCACAGTGGACTTGCCGGCCCCGTTGGGTCCGACCAGGCACACGACCGTGCCGCGTTGGACGCTGATGGACAGCCCCCGCAGCACGAGCGCGGCCTTGCCGTAGCCCGCCTCGATCTCGGACAGCTCGAGAACAACCTCAGACGCCAAGGTAAGCCTCCAGAACCTTCGGATCGGACTGAACGGTGGCTGCGGTACCGGCGGCGATCGGTGCGCCCCGGTCGAAGACCACGATGTGGTCACACAGTTTCATGATCAGGTCCATGTTGTGTTCGATGACGATGAAGGTGACGCCTTCGGAGTTGAGCTGGCGAATGAGGTCGGCGATCCGCTCGATCAGCGAGGGGTTCACCCCACCGGCCGGCTCGTCCAACATCACCAACGGCGGCTCGGCCATCAGCGTCGAGGCCAGCTCGAGCAGCTTCTGCTGCCCGTAGGACAGATCGCGTGCCTCGGCGTCCTCCAGGTGCTCGATACCCACCCGGGTCAGCAGTGAGCGGGCCCGGTCGATCGTTTCCGGATCACGGGTTCGGCCCAGGTAGGCGCGCAGCGACCGCGGCTGTACCGCGACCAGCATGTTGTCCAGCACGCTCATCCGGGGGAATACCCGGCACAGCTGGAACGTGCGCCCCAGACCCGCGCGGGCGATCGCATGCGGTGCCCAGCCGGTGACGGCGCGCTCACGCAGGTGGACCGAACCGGAGTCCGGCTTGATCATCCCGGTCACGCAGTTGAAGAAGGTGGTCTTCCCGGAACCGTTCGGACCGATGAGGCCGTTGATCTTGCCCTCGTGGAACTCCACCGTGGCGTTGTTGACGGCGTGCACGCCACCGAACGATTTCCGCAGCTTGTCGGTGCGGAGCACACTGGGGACAGTGGTGGTCTGAGTCATCAGTCCTTCCCTCCAGCTGTACCGGCGCGTTGCGCGCGGAGCTCTTCGGCGGAGAGCTCACGGATCGATGTGGACTGGGGTCTGAACCGGTTGATCAGCTGCTGGATGCCGGTGAGCGCTCCATCGGGGAGGAAGAGCACCACGAGCGCGAGCAGCAGGCCGGTGGCGACCAGGTGGAACTGCGACTGCCCGAAGCTGAGCAGGAAGTATTCCTGACCGGCTCCGACCAGCAGCGCCCCCAGCAACGGTCCGAACAGGAACCGCAGACCGCCGAGCAACGCCATCAGCACGATCTGCACGCTGAGGACGACGTCGAACTGGTAGAGCGGATCCAGGTCACCGAACCAGAGCGCGTACAGCCCACCGACGATTCCGACCCCGAAGGCGGAGAGGACGAAGGCGACCAGCTTCAGCGAGCCGATCGGCGAGCCGAGGGAGGAGGCTTTGTCCTCGTCCTCGCGGATACCCTTCAGCGCACTGCCGAACCGGGAGTGGTTGATGAAGTTCCAACCGAGCAGCAGGACTGCCAGCAGCGCCAGGAAGATGTAGTAGAACGTCTCATGGTGCTGGGGGCGGAGCATGTCCGGGAACGGCCGGGGGACGGTGAGTCCGTCCGAGCCGCCGGTGACCGTGGACCAGCCCTGGAAGATTAGCTGCAGCACCAAGATCAGTGCGATCGTGACGATCACGAAGGACGCCCCGCGCAGCCGCAGGGCGGCAAAGCCGACCGGTATGGCGATGACGGCGGTCCCGACAGCGGCCAGCAGGACTGCGCCGAAGCTGGGCACGGGGGTGTGCATGACGATCAGCGCGGTTCCATAGGCGCCCAGGCCGTAGAACGCGATGTGACCGAGGGAGATGTAGCCGGTGAAGGAGCCCATGAAGCTCCAGGCCGTGGCGAAGGTCGCATAGCTGAGGATGAGCACCCCAGCGCTGGTCATGTACGGGTTCGGCGAGATGCTTGGCCAGAGCAGCAGGAGTAGGACGACCACGACGATGGCGACGACGGCCTGTCGAGGGCTGCTGAGCCAGGCGGGTAGCAGCCCCTTTCGTTTGGTCGCGAGTGGCAGCGTGCTAGAAGCGTTGGGCAAGGCGTCCTCCAAAGAATCCGTGCGGACGGACCATGAGGGTCAGGAAGAGGGCAGCGTAGAAGATCGTCTGTGCCCAGGTGGGGCCCATCGGGATCTCCAGCAGCACCTGGGTCAGACCCAGGGCCACCGCGGCGATCGCTGCGCCGGGGATGCTGCCCAGGCCGCCGACCACGATGATCGCCAGCAAGGGTCCGATCCAGTGCCAGTGCAACGACGGCCAGATGGTGGCCTGCAAGGACAGTGCCGCACCACCCACGGCCGCAGTGGCGAGGCTGATGCCGAAGCCCAGACCGGCGGTGCGGTTCGTGTCGATCCCGACCAGCTGAGCCGCCTCGGGGTTCTGGATGGTGGCGCGCAGCGCACGGCCGAACCGGGTCTTCTTCATCACCAGGTACAGCACGAACAGGCTCACGGCTGCCAGGGCGAAGGAGATGATCTGCACCACGGGCACCGAGGCGCCGAACAGGTTCAGGCTGTCGGTGCCGTAGGGGAGAGCGATCCGGCGCTGGGTGCCGCTGTACAGGAGTCCGATCAGGCCTTCGATGATCATCGCGATCGCGAAGGTGAGCAGCACGGACATCATGGTCAGCGTGGACGGCTTGAGCCGCGCGATGAGGAACCGCTGCATCGCGTACCCGATGAGGAAGAACGCCGGCACGGTGATGACCAGCGAGAGCATCGGGTCCAGGCCGGTGATCGTGGTGAACCGCCAGGCGATGTAGGCACCGAGGACGATGAACCCCGCGTGGGCGATCATCACCACCCGCATGATGCCGAAGTAGAGCGTGAGCCCCGCTGCTAGGAGGGCATACAGCCCTCCCTGCAGCAGGCCCAGGATGACGCTCTGGAAGACGAGGGCCATCGACTCACCACTCCGGCTTCGGGTAGACCAGGTCCGCCTGCGTACCCTCGTCACCGTCAGCGAGAACGATCTGGATCTCGTCGTCGATGTACTGCAGGATCATGTGCGCGCTCTGCGGGCGACCGGCCTCGTCCCAGCTCAGCGGGCCGACCACCGTGTCGACGGTGTTCTCGCGCAGCCAGTCGATGAGCTGCTGCTGGCACTCACCCTGTTCCGCGCAGCCGACGGCCTCGACCGCGGCCGCCACCACCTGGCCGGTGGTGAAGGCGTTCGCCTCGTCCTCCTGCGGAGCCTCGCCGTGCAGCTCGGTGTGCGCTTCGACGAACTCCTCGTTCGACGGGTAGGGCGCATCGTTGGAGTAGCCGGTGGGCGCGAGGATGCCGTTCACTTCGCTGATCGCATCGGGGAACTCAGGGTTCGTGGGCGCGGTGCTGAACGCGGCCATCCGCGGCTGGTAGTCCAGCTGCTGCAGGGCGATGATCAGGTTGACCGCGTCCTGGTACTGGGTGCCGCCGACCACCAGGTCGGGGTCGGCGTTGGCGATCGCTGCGGCAATGGCGTCAAAGTCGGTGGCGTTCGGCGGGTAGACCTCGTCCACCACCACCTCGACGCCGGCCTCGACCAGCTGGTCCCGCAGACCGTAGGCGGTGCCCTGGGCGAACGGGTCGTCCATCGAGGCGAACCCGACCGTCTCCGGGCGCTCACCCTCCGGCATCGCCATGATGTACTCGAACAGCAGGTTGTAGTGGTCCTCGGCGACAGCGGGTGCCGCGTAGAACAGGTTCTCGAACCCGTTGGTGAAGACTTCCTCGGCAGCACCTGCGGGCTCGACGAAGAGCATGCCGTACTCCTCGGCTACGCGCGCCGCCGGCACCACGAGGCGGGTGGAGAACGGGCCGAACACCAGGTCCACCTGGTCCTGAGCGATCAGCGACTCGTAGTCGGAGACCACACGGGCCGGGTCGGAGGCGTCGTCGACGATGCTCAGCTCCACCTGCCGGCCGAGGAGACCACCGTTGTCGTTGATCACCTGCGCCCAGGTCTCATACCCTCGCTGCACACCCATACCGGGCTCGGCGAAGTCGCCGGACAGCGGCAGCGAGATGCCGATCTGGATCGGGTCGTCGCCGCCTTCCCCGCCCTCACCCTCACCGGATGAGCCACCACATGCGGTGAGCACCAGAGCAGACGCCGTGGCGACGGCCGCCACTGTGACACGTGTCTTGCGGGACATACTGCCTCCTTGCTAGGCCCGTGCGCGAGAACGGATTCCGCGCGACTGTACGCGGGAATTGAAAGCGCTTTCCGGTACAGTAGGTGAGCAACGGAGCGCAACGCAAGTTGCGCCGTCGATAGTTACCTTTCTGAGATCAACGATGTGGGGCCGGAGCGGAGGCGCTGCGGCGCGGGTTGCTTCGGTCGGGCCAGCGGTGGCGGCGCGGGTCTCAACCGGTCACGGCAGCCATGATTGGATGGCCGGATGGACCAGTTGGCCGAGTACATCGACGACCTGGCGGCGTTCATCACCGCGTCGCCCTCCTCCTACCATGCGGCGGCGGAGGCGGCCCGGCGCCTCGACGATGACGGGTTCACCCCGCTCGCCGAAGATCAGGAGTGGCCCGCGCAGCCGGGTGGCTATTACGTCCTGCGCGACGGCGCTCTGATCGCCTGGCTGCAGCCGGCCGCGGCCGGTCCCACCACGCCCTTCCGGGTGCTCGGCGCGCACACCGACTCCCCGGGTTTCAAGCTGAAGCCGCGGCCGAGCACGGGTTCGCGCGGCTGGTTGCAGGCCGGGGTGGAGGTCTACGGCGGCCCACTGCTGAATTCCTGGCTGGATCGCGAACTGGAGCTGGCCGGGCGGATCGTGCTTCGTGATGGGACACAGCGTCTGGTGCGGACGGGGCCGATGCTGCGCATCCCGCAGCTGGCGATCCACCTGGACCGGGAGGTGAACAACGGGCTCGCACTGGACAAGCAGCGGCACGTCCAGCCGGTCTGGGGTGCGGGTGAGGACGGCGATCTGCTCGGGGTGATCGGTCAGTTTGCCGGGGTGGACGCCGCCGAGATCGGCGGGTACGACCTGCTCACCGCAGACACGCAGGCACCGGCCCGGTTCGGTCATGACGCTGCCCTGTTCGCCGCCGGCCGGATGGACAACCTGGTGTCCGTGCACGCAGGGGTGCGCGCGTTGATCGCCGCCGCTCATCAGGGCGGCGCTGGCGGGCAGATCAGCGTGCTCGCGGCCTTCGACCACGAAGAGCTCGGCTCGCAGACCCGGTCCGGGGCATCGGGTCCGATCCTGGATGACGTGCTGACCCGGGTCGAGGAGAACCTGGGCGCCACCCGTTCCCAGCAGCGGCAGGCCTACGCCGGCTCCTGGTGTCTGTCCGCCGACTGCGGGCATGCGGTCCACCCGAACTACCCGGAGCGGCACGACCCGGCAAACCAGCCGGTGGCCGGCGGGGGAGTGCTGCTGAAGATCAACGCCAACCAGCGCTATGCGACCGACGCCACCGGCGCGGCACTGATGGCCCGGCTGGCCGCACGCTCCGGCGCCCCGGTGCAGGAGTTCGTCTCCAACAACACCGTGCCGTGCGGCTCCACGATCGGTCCGTTGACCGCTACCCGGCTGGGCATCCGGACCGTGGACGTGGGAGTGCCGTTGCTGTCCATGCACTCGGCCCGAGAGCTCGTGCACACTGCCGACGCCGTGGCACTGGGTGATCTGGCCGGGGCGTTCTTCGC is a genomic window of Ruania zhangjianzhongii containing:
- a CDS encoding MFS transporter, giving the protein MTRPPNRPVPSWVLLLGIAILAANLRPALTATGPVLPLIGTDLGLSGPTLGLLTALPVMVFAATSGGVHHLVERFGIERTTVGALTGLALALLIRSWPGWAGNLWLGTVLLGAALAVLNVTVPVIVKRDFSGSASWVTGSYVAILRLFAGLAAALAVPLAASSELGWRLALGCWAVVAVLALLVWLPRTWRRRDSPGQGPAPASSVPPADTPVAAAAEPAPRPGSRHSGTLWRSAPAWRLAAYMGMQSVAFYTAFSWIPSVEQHLGIDPAHAGWHMFALQLAGILGSLLTPVLMRVGTDERLAATVPGLVITAGALGLWLAPTAVLLWVALIGLGTGSAFVAILSLLAIRAADLRTAPRLSSMAQAVGYTIAAIGLLTAGFVFEVHVLAVLPLIIAVGAVTAGLGLGVGRRHSIQA
- a CDS encoding ABC transporter ATP-binding protein, whose translation is MTQTTTVPSVLRTDKLRKSFGGVHAVNNATVEFHEGKINGLIGPNGSGKTTFFNCVTGMIKPDSGSVHLRERAVTGWAPHAIARAGLGRTFQLCRVFPRMSVLDNMLVAVQPRSLRAYLGRTRDPETIDRARSLLTRVGIEHLEDAEARDLSYGQQKLLELASTLMAEPPLVMLDEPAGGVNPSLIERIADLIRQLNSEGVTFIVIEHNMDLIMKLCDHIVVFDRGAPIAAGTAATVQSDPKVLEAYLGV
- a CDS encoding ABC transporter ATP-binding protein → MASEVVLELSEIEAGYGKAALVLRGLSISVQRGTVVCLVGPNGAGKSTVLKVASGMLKPRSGAVRLNGDDVTGRKPQELLRRGLSHVLQGHSVFREMTVGENVMLGAYTVRDKNALPERLESVTNVFPILHERWNETAGLLSGGQQKQVEFARALMVNPDVVLLDEPSMGLDPKRTGAVFEEVDRMRQHGVAVLLVEQNARRALEMADIGCVLDLGTVFATAPAPELLADPKLSDLYLGGRPGESASSESTTVQSPTAASPAQATEDSPAAEASAAPDDPTT
- a CDS encoding branched-chain amino acid ABC transporter permease, giving the protein MPNASSTLPLATKRKGLLPAWLSSPRQAVVAIVVVVLLLLLWPSISPNPYMTSAGVLILSYATFATAWSFMGSFTGYISLGHIAFYGLGAYGTALIVMHTPVPSFGAVLLAAVGTAVIAIPVGFAALRLRGASFVIVTIALILVLQLIFQGWSTVTGGSDGLTVPRPFPDMLRPQHHETFYYIFLALLAVLLLGWNFINHSRFGSALKGIREDEDKASSLGSPIGSLKLVAFVLSAFGVGIVGGLYALWFGDLDPLYQFDVVLSVQIVLMALLGGLRFLFGPLLGALLVGAGQEYFLLSFGQSQFHLVATGLLLALVVLFLPDGALTGIQQLINRFRPQSTSIRELSAEELRAQRAGTAGGKD
- a CDS encoding amino acid ABC transporter substrate-binding protein, with amino-acid sequence MSRKTRVTVAAVATASALVLTACGGSSGEGEGGEGGDDPIQIGISLPLSGDFAEPGMGVQRGYETWAQVINDNGGLLGRQVELSIVDDASDPARVVSDYESLIAQDQVDLVFGPFSTRLVVPAARVAEEYGMLFVEPAGAAEEVFTNGFENLFYAAPAVAEDHYNLLFEYIMAMPEGERPETVGFASMDDPFAQGTAYGLRDQLVEAGVEVVVDEVYPPNATDFDAIAAAIANADPDLVVGGTQYQDAVNLIIALQQLDYQPRMAAFSTAPTNPEFPDAISEVNGILAPTGYSNDAPYPSNEEFVEAHTELHGEAPQEDEANAFTTGQVVAAAVEAVGCAEQGECQQQLIDWLRENTVDTVVGPLSWDEAGRPQSAHMILQYIDDEIQIVLADGDEGTQADLVYPKPEW
- a CDS encoding branched-chain amino acid ABC transporter permease, whose amino-acid sequence is MALVFQSVILGLLQGGLYALLAAGLTLYFGIMRVVMIAHAGFIVLGAYIAWRFTTITGLDPMLSLVITVPAFFLIGYAMQRFLIARLKPSTLTMMSVLLTFAIAMIIEGLIGLLYSGTQRRIALPYGTDSLNLFGASVPVVQIISFALAAVSLFVLYLVMKKTRFGRALRATIQNPEAAQLVGIDTNRTAGLGFGISLATAAVGGAALSLQATIWPSLHWHWIGPLLAIIVVGGLGSIPGAAIAAVALGLTQVLLEIPMGPTWAQTIFYAALFLTLMVRPHGFFGGRLAQRF
- a CDS encoding M18 family aminopeptidase; translated protein: MDQLAEYIDDLAAFITASPSSYHAAAEAARRLDDDGFTPLAEDQEWPAQPGGYYVLRDGALIAWLQPAAAGPTTPFRVLGAHTDSPGFKLKPRPSTGSRGWLQAGVEVYGGPLLNSWLDRELELAGRIVLRDGTQRLVRTGPMLRIPQLAIHLDREVNNGLALDKQRHVQPVWGAGEDGDLLGVIGQFAGVDAAEIGGYDLLTADTQAPARFGHDAALFAAGRMDNLVSVHAGVRALIAAAHQGGAGGQISVLAAFDHEELGSQTRSGASGPILDDVLTRVEENLGATRSQQRQAYAGSWCLSADCGHAVHPNYPERHDPANQPVAGGGVLLKINANQRYATDATGAALMARLAARSGAPVQEFVSNNTVPCGSTIGPLTATRLGIRTVDVGVPLLSMHSARELVHTADAVALGDLAGAFFAGA